The genomic window GCGGTTGGAAAGAAACTCTGGAACAACTCCAAGTGATGATGAACGTTACCCACAAACTGCGTGCCGAATTGGCGAAATAAGTTTGAACTAGCGTAATCAATCAAAAGGTCGTCTGAACATTTTCAGACGACCTTTTTATATGGTTTAAAGAATCAAGAGAAAAACATAGTGGGTTAACTTTGAAGCAATACGGCATTGCCCCATCTAAGCTTCGTAGGGGAAATTCCCAACAATAAAACAACAGATGGAACATTTTCACAGGCTTTACGCCGCATTTAGATCCATTATCATGTACTGATTTAAAGTCAATCTAAAAAAGATGTTTATTACAAACCCGCAAGCAAGCTGCGGATTTTTAGGACTGCAAGCTCCGTTTCCATGCCACAGCCGCCCGTGTCCGTCATTTTGCCGCTGAGGCAGCGGATGTCGGTGATGCCGCAGAAGTGGGCGTATTTCATGCCCAGTTCGCGGGCGAGGACGGCTTCGGGCATTCCGGTCATACCCAGTACGTCCACGCCGTCACGGCGGTAACGTTGGATTTCGGCGCGGGTCGGCCAGCGCGGGCCTTGCAGGCAGCCGTAAACGGCTTGGGTGTATAAGGGCATTTGGTGCTGTTGCGCGTGTTCGGCAATTTTTTCGCGCAGTCCGGCGGAGTAGGGTTCGAGAAAATCGGTGTGTACGACCGGTTCTTCCTGTCCTTCAAAAAAGGTGTCCTTGCGGCCGTAGGTGTAGTCGATCAAGTCGTCGGGCAGGACGAGTGCGCCGTTTTCAAAGCGGTCGTTGATGCTGATGACGGAGGAAACGGCGACGATGTATTCCGCACCTATGGAATGCAACGCCCAAATGTTGGCGCGGTAGTTGATTTCATGCGGCGCGACGGTATGGCCGAAGCCGTGCCGCGCGAGGAAGATGATGTCCTGACTGCCCAGTTTGCCGCTTAAGACAGGGCTGCTGGCCAGTCCGTAGGGGGTACGGACGATTTTGCGGTCAGTGATGCTCAGTTCGGGCAGCTTGGTCAGGCTGCTGCCGCCGATAATGGCTAACATATGATCCTTGTGTAAGTGATTTCAGGGAGTGAGTGTCGGAAAGAAAAAGGTTTGCAAGACAGCCATGATGATGGAAAACAGGATTAACACCTTCATTTTTTCCGGAAAGCTGTATCCGTCGGCTAGGGGAAGCACTTCCCATAGCAACATCGACAGAAAACCGGATATAAACCAAAGTGCAAAATTGTTCAACATGGCCGTCGAAGAAAGACTGGGAGGTCGTCTGAAAACCCATATCTGTTTTCAGACTACCTTTTTGCCCTTTTATTTGTGTTTGTAAAAACGGCTGTGGAAATAAGCGTTCACGCCTTCGCGCAGCAGGACTAAGGTTACGGCGGCAAGCGGCAGACCCACAAGCATTCCGACAAAACCCATGAGTTGTCCAAAAGCCATTAGGGAAAAAATTACCCAAAAAGGCGACAAACCGATACGGTCGCCAACAATCTTCGGAGTTATGAGGAAGCTTTCCAGCAACTGTCCTATGCCAAAAATTACCCACACCATAATCAGCCCGTTCCATGTGCCAAACTGCAGCAAAGCGGCAACAGTAGCCAACAAAAGACCGGTAAATGCACCCAAATATGGAATGAACACCAAAATACCGGCAATCATACCGATGGCGAAACCCGAATCCAGTCCGACCAGCATCAGACCGATGCCGTACACCAGCCCCATAATCAGCATCACCATCAACTGCCCGCGAAGGAATTCGCCTAAAACTTCATCCATATTGCTTGTGATGCGCGAATAAAAGTCAATAAAGCGGCGAGGAACCAACGCACTAATCGCGTAAGCCCAGCGTTTCCAGTCCAACAGAAAGTAATAAAGCAAAAGCGGCAGCAGTATCAGATTGGTCACACTACTAATAACGTTACCGCTCTGACGCATTAGTGTAGGCATCCAATCCGTTAACGTATTACTCATTTCACCAGTATGGGATTGCAGCCAGGCAACCACTGAGTCCTGATCGATTTGCATATAATCGCCTGCTGCATTGTTTAACCAAGGCAATAGTTTATTTTGTATGAAATCAACAATTTGAGGAAAGCGGCTGACCATATTGTTAAATTGATTGATCAACATAGGAACAATAATTAGCATCAACAATAGCAAGAGTAGTAACGCCAGTACCATCACTATCATAGAAGCCGGGCCCCGTTTAATCTTTTTTTTCTGCAACCATTCCACGAGCGGATTGAGTACATAAGCCAATACTGCCGCTACAATAAACGGCGTCAGAATATTGCCCAGGGCATACAGTAACCAGACAAAAGC from Neisseria sp. DTU_2020_1000833_1_SI_GRL_NUU_006 includes these protein-coding regions:
- a CDS encoding S-methyl-5'-thioinosine phosphorylase — translated: MLAIIGGSSLTKLPELSITDRKIVRTPYGLASSPVLSGKLGSQDIIFLARHGFGHTVAPHEINYRANIWALHSIGAEYIVAVSSVISINDRFENGALVLPDDLIDYTYGRKDTFFEGQEEPVVHTDFLEPYSAGLREKIAEHAQQHQMPLYTQAVYGCLQGPRWPTRAEIQRYRRDGVDVLGMTGMPEAVLARELGMKYAHFCGITDIRCLSGKMTDTGGCGMETELAVLKIRSLLAGL
- a CDS encoding AI-2E family transporter, which encodes MYQKKTRGSKPWIIMGLVIVAFVWLLYALGNILTPFIVAAVLAYVLNPLVEWLQKKKIKRGPASMIVMVLALLLLLLLMLIIVPMLINQFNNMVSRFPQIVDFIQNKLLPWLNNAAGDYMQIDQDSVVAWLQSHTGEMSNTLTDWMPTLMRQSGNVISSVTNLILLPLLLYYFLLDWKRWAYAISALVPRRFIDFYSRITSNMDEVLGEFLRGQLMVMLIMGLVYGIGLMLVGLDSGFAIGMIAGILVFIPYLGAFTGLLLATVAALLQFGTWNGLIMVWVIFGIGQLLESFLITPKIVGDRIGLSPFWVIFSLMAFGQLMGFVGMLVGLPLAAVTLVLLREGVNAYFHSRFYKHK